One Flammeovirga agarivorans DNA window includes the following coding sequences:
- the cbiD gene encoding cobalt-precorrin-5B (C(1))-methyltransferase CbiD → MGLKKIPEGELKEGFTTGTSATAAAKAGLKAIIFQQQQETVKVHLPIGKILSIPVHHCEFSDSSAKCSVIKDAGDDPDVTNGAEIGCELQLIEEQEIQFTAGDGVGTVTLPGLQLEVGEPAINPVPRKMIRDALQKLLHDYDLEVGVAVTVFVVNGRKLAKKTLNERVGIMNGLSILGTSGIVKPYSASSYIASIEQGVDVAVANDIDKLVINSGARSEKYLRALFPDFSEQAFIHYGNWIGDTLRKIQNSLIKEVTIGIMLGKAVKLAEGQTDTHSCVSSWSKEFIQSIAREGNYSKENQEAILQLNMASRLVEIFPFTEEELFYQLLLQKCYQTTKSILQQTKLTIYLISKDGDFIKLKKK, encoded by the coding sequence ATGGGTTTAAAGAAAATTCCAGAAGGTGAGTTGAAAGAAGGTTTCACAACAGGAACCTCAGCTACGGCTGCTGCTAAGGCAGGGTTGAAAGCGATAATTTTTCAACAGCAACAGGAAACGGTAAAAGTGCATTTACCGATAGGGAAAATATTGTCTATACCTGTTCATCACTGTGAGTTTTCGGATAGCTCGGCAAAATGTAGTGTTATCAAGGATGCAGGCGATGATCCTGATGTGACTAATGGAGCCGAAATAGGTTGTGAATTACAACTAATCGAAGAACAGGAAATTCAATTTACCGCAGGTGATGGTGTGGGAACAGTAACGCTTCCTGGCTTGCAACTAGAAGTTGGTGAACCTGCTATTAATCCTGTTCCAAGAAAAATGATCAGAGATGCTTTGCAAAAGTTATTACATGATTATGATTTGGAGGTCGGAGTAGCTGTAACAGTCTTTGTTGTAAATGGAAGAAAACTAGCCAAGAAAACCTTAAATGAACGCGTAGGTATTATGAATGGCCTTTCCATTTTGGGTACATCAGGCATCGTAAAACCATACTCAGCGTCTTCTTATATCGCAAGTATTGAACAGGGTGTGGATGTAGCAGTAGCCAATGACATCGATAAACTAGTGATCAACTCAGGAGCTAGAAGTGAGAAATACCTTCGAGCATTATTCCCAGATTTTTCAGAACAGGCATTTATTCATTATGGCAATTGGATTGGCGATACACTTCGTAAGATTCAAAATTCCTTGATTAAAGAAGTAACTATTGGAATTATGCTTGGGAAGGCAGTGAAGTTGGCAGAAGGGCAAACGGATACACACAGTTGTGTTTCTAGTTGGAGCAAAGAATTTATTCAATCTATAGCCCGAGAAGGCAATTATTCAAAAGAAAACCAAGAAGCAATTCTTCAACTAAATATGGCGAGTAGACTTGTAGAAATTTTTCCCTTTACAGAAGAGGAATTATTCTATCAGTTACTACTCCAAAAATGTTATCAAACAACGAAATCTATTCTTCAACAGACTAAACTCACCATTTATTTAATCAGTAAGGATGGTGATTTCATAAAACTAAAAAAGAAATGA
- a CDS encoding cytochrome c biogenesis protein CcdA, translating to MTGASLIRPLMAGVLHSFEPDHITAVSVLATENAIKQERASFKKVMKASQWAMGHSVTLILLGGIALLFKSTAEIFVKDLSHWAEMSVGPIMIWLGIVAIRRNHKINEMMQDHKRIEEHDHLDTNPIHLHGKQGEEIAMNPMNRSFWVGMLHGLAGTGGALTSALILSSATIWDAVMILMIESVGIILAMSIYSYTLLTVLSRFIEKNIAIFKWMNGLAGLASIVIGSYWIYNSIFA from the coding sequence ATGACAGGAGCAAGTTTAATTCGCCCATTAATGGCAGGAGTATTACATTCCTTTGAGCCGGACCATATAACAGCTGTTTCCGTTTTAGCTACAGAAAATGCAATCAAACAAGAAAGAGCATCTTTCAAGAAGGTAATGAAAGCTTCCCAATGGGCAATGGGACATTCAGTGACATTAATTCTTCTGGGTGGTATTGCATTATTGTTTAAGAGTACTGCTGAAATTTTTGTAAAAGACCTATCACATTGGGCAGAGATGTCTGTTGGACCAATTATGATTTGGCTAGGTATCGTAGCAATTCGAAGAAATCATAAGATTAATGAGATGATGCAAGATCACAAAAGGATCGAAGAGCATGATCATTTAGATACGAACCCTATTCACCTTCATGGAAAACAAGGAGAGGAAATCGCAATGAACCCGATGAACCGTTCATTTTGGGTAGGAATGCTTCATGGATTGGCAGGAACAGGTGGAGCATTAACATCTGCGTTGATTTTAAGTTCAGCGACTATCTGGGATGCTGTTATGATTTTAATGATTGAGTCTGTAGGAATCATCTTAGCCATGAGTATTTATAGCTATACTTTACTGACGGTTTTAAGTCGATTTATAGAAAAGAACATAGCCATTTTTAAGTGGATGAATGGGCTTGCAGGATTGGCTTCTATTGTCATTGGATCATACTGGATTTACAATTCAATTTTTGCTTAA
- a CDS encoding VWA domain-containing protein yields MNNFPFTAIIGQESFKLALILNIIDPTLGGVLAVGDKGTGKTTLIRSLSDLMQKPFVNLPIGASEDRVLGHINLEKLINDKKEEVQSGLLSQAHQGFLYIDEINLLNDYLMDVLLDASATGCYHLEREGVSRKLDSRFCLIGSMNPEEGDLRPQLKDRFGLSVEVKTPTSLEERVQIVQNRLAFDDNPRTFSEGFDKKQKQLFAQILTAQEKLSGIELESDVMEYCSQLSLEHAVEGVRADILLIKTARAYVAFQKREKVTKDDVKAIQEFVLLHRKNQNPPNQEPPQTPPSPEEQKKEQQETLKEETPPAQFESVIPDESLTLNQSFKESSKQVIHQNGMKSSIDTRKTVGQYLATDNLEVIKKSKVEPTKKQVIFILDSSGSMIKGHVITYAKGAVQKMIEKYKSSDVQFSLISLYQNEAEILVQETSNVAFTIEKINHLKTGGKTNILAALKKTKRMLVGFDISETELVIISDGHFCAETALEDIISSYQFHCRKVDHLTLVDAESGVVRLGIMKELSNRLRGNYQKLSI; encoded by the coding sequence ATGAATAACTTTCCTTTTACAGCTATTATTGGTCAGGAATCGTTTAAGCTGGCCTTGATACTAAATATCATTGACCCTACATTGGGTGGAGTTTTAGCCGTTGGTGATAAGGGAACGGGTAAAACAACATTGATCCGTTCATTATCCGACTTGATGCAAAAGCCGTTTGTCAATTTGCCAATTGGTGCTTCTGAAGACAGAGTTTTGGGACATATCAATTTGGAAAAACTCATCAATGATAAAAAAGAAGAAGTACAATCTGGTTTGTTATCTCAAGCACACCAAGGTTTTTTATATATCGATGAAATTAACCTATTAAATGATTACTTGATGGATGTATTATTGGATGCATCTGCAACAGGATGTTATCATTTGGAAAGAGAAGGTGTTTCAAGAAAATTAGACAGTCGATTTTGTCTGATAGGCTCAATGAATCCTGAGGAAGGAGATTTACGTCCTCAATTGAAGGATCGTTTTGGTCTTTCTGTGGAAGTGAAAACACCAACCTCATTAGAAGAAAGGGTTCAGATAGTACAAAACCGATTGGCTTTTGATGATAATCCTAGAACTTTTTCTGAAGGATTTGATAAAAAACAGAAACAACTTTTTGCTCAAATTTTAACTGCTCAAGAAAAATTATCAGGTATTGAGTTGGAAAGTGATGTGATGGAATATTGTTCTCAATTATCTCTTGAACATGCTGTAGAAGGAGTAAGGGCAGATATTTTATTGATAAAAACAGCAAGAGCTTATGTGGCATTTCAAAAGAGAGAGAAAGTCACAAAAGATGATGTAAAAGCTATTCAAGAGTTCGTGCTTTTACATCGCAAAAATCAAAATCCTCCAAATCAAGAACCTCCTCAAACCCCTCCATCACCTGAGGAACAGAAAAAGGAGCAACAAGAAACTTTAAAAGAAGAGACTCCACCTGCACAATTTGAATCTGTGATTCCTGATGAGTCGTTAACATTAAATCAATCTTTTAAAGAGAGTAGTAAACAAGTTATCCATCAAAATGGAATGAAATCTTCCATAGATACTCGAAAAACAGTAGGGCAATATTTAGCCACAGATAACTTAGAGGTGATTAAAAAGTCTAAGGTAGAACCAACAAAAAAACAGGTGATTTTCATCTTGGATTCAAGCGGTTCAATGATCAAAGGCCATGTTATCACCTACGCTAAAGGTGCTGTACAAAAGATGATAGAAAAGTATAAATCCTCGGATGTACAGTTTTCATTGATATCGTTGTATCAAAATGAGGCTGAAATATTAGTTCAAGAAACTTCTAATGTTGCGTTTACTATCGAGAAGATAAACCACCTTAAAACAGGAGGAAAAACTAATATTCTAGCAGCACTTAAAAAGACAAAACGGATGCTCGTCGGGTTTGATATTTCAGAAACAGAATTAGTCATTATTTCGGATGGTCATTTTTGTGCAGAAACAGCCTTAGAAGACATTATTTCTAGCTATCAATTCCATTGTAGAAAGGTAGATCATTTAACATTAGTGGATGCCGAAAGTGGAGTAGTACGATTAGGTATTATGAAAGAACTTTCGAATCGTCTAAGAGGTAACTATCAGAAACTATCTATTTAA
- the cobU gene encoding bifunctional adenosylcobinamide kinase/adenosylcobinamide-phosphate guanylyltransferase — translation MKANIHLITGGQRSGKSAFAEQVTLGLTNTPIYLATSKKWDEEHNERIALHQARREECWTTVEEPIDIHQQDFSGQVVLLDCITLWLTNIFDEVSYDKEKALQKAKEIWNTLIQQDCTLVVVSNEIGLGGISMNKASRQFTDIHGLINQYLAKQAQKVTFVVSGLPMTVKE, via the coding sequence ATGAAAGCTAACATTCATCTTATCACAGGAGGGCAACGATCGGGAAAAAGTGCTTTTGCAGAACAAGTCACCTTGGGGCTAACAAATACTCCTATTTATTTGGCTACGTCGAAGAAATGGGATGAGGAACATAATGAAAGAATTGCTCTTCATCAAGCTAGAAGAGAAGAGTGTTGGACCACAGTTGAAGAACCTATTGATATACATCAGCAAGATTTCTCAGGTCAGGTAGTTTTATTGGATTGCATTACACTTTGGCTCACCAATATTTTCGACGAGGTGTCTTATGATAAAGAAAAAGCTTTGCAGAAAGCGAAAGAAATTTGGAACACATTAATACAACAGGACTGTACATTGGTTGTGGTCAGTAATGAAATTGGTTTGGGTGGAATATCCATGAATAAGGCTAGCAGACAGTTTACCGATATCCATGGGTTAATCAATCAGTATTTAGCCAAACAAGCTCAGAAAGTAACATTTGTAGTATCCGGTTTACCGATGACCGTAAAAGAATAA
- a CDS encoding cobyrinate a,c-diamide synthase, with protein sequence MKTSSFIIAAPTSNSGKTTVTLGLLRLLKNKGYTTQPFKSGPDYIDPKFHKIACGKTGINLDLFMMREEHLKSTYHELANKVDISCIEGVMGLFDGARKSEGSTAELAKKLDVPIIFVVDAKSVAYSVAPLLYGFKNFDPDLNIAGVIFNRVNTKSHYKFLEEACDDVGIKALGHVPFIEECKIPSRHLGLSIDNLSKYDQMIGKMADQMNETIAIDQLLSITQKEKTILEIEEEMSNSDFKISVAQDEGFNFSYYQNIDALKQLGTVKFFSPIHDQELPDSDLVYFPGGYPECYTQELSSNTNMRDSIKNYAENGGQIIAECGGMMYLGKSMIDQKGNEWSMVGVFPFTSSMKKMKLTLGYRKIDMHDFTIKGHEFHYSKVHDDENVETIGTVWSAREQEVPTKIYQHNTVLASYIHFYFGEVGDLQQLLHHLQNNHVSSVKR encoded by the coding sequence ATGAAAACATCAAGCTTCATTATTGCTGCTCCAACGAGTAATTCTGGAAAAACGACGGTCACTTTAGGGCTACTCCGTCTTTTGAAGAATAAAGGGTATACCACCCAACCTTTTAAAAGTGGGCCAGACTATATCGACCCTAAATTTCACAAAATTGCTTGCGGGAAAACGGGAATTAACCTTGACCTTTTTATGATGAGAGAAGAACACCTAAAGTCTACTTATCATGAGCTAGCCAACAAGGTGGATATTTCTTGTATTGAAGGAGTGATGGGCTTATTTGATGGAGCAAGAAAGTCTGAAGGAAGCACAGCTGAGTTAGCAAAGAAACTTGATGTTCCTATCATATTTGTTGTTGATGCCAAATCAGTCGCTTATTCCGTTGCCCCATTATTATATGGCTTTAAAAACTTTGATCCCGATTTAAATATTGCAGGCGTAATTTTCAATCGGGTCAATACCAAAAGCCACTACAAATTTTTAGAAGAAGCATGTGATGATGTCGGTATAAAAGCATTAGGTCATGTCCCTTTTATTGAAGAGTGTAAAATCCCATCAAGACATTTAGGGTTGTCGATTGATAACCTCTCAAAATATGATCAGATGATTGGCAAAATGGCGGATCAGATGAACGAAACCATTGCTATTGATCAGCTACTTTCTATTACTCAAAAAGAGAAAACGATCCTTGAAATAGAAGAGGAAATGTCCAATTCTGATTTTAAAATATCGGTTGCTCAAGACGAAGGTTTCAACTTTAGTTATTATCAAAATATTGACGCATTAAAGCAATTGGGTACCGTAAAGTTTTTTAGCCCAATTCACGATCAAGAACTCCCCGATTCCGATTTGGTTTATTTCCCCGGAGGCTATCCCGAATGCTATACACAAGAGCTTTCTTCTAATACTAATATGAGGGATAGCATTAAGAACTATGCAGAAAACGGAGGACAAATCATCGCCGAATGTGGAGGAATGATGTACCTCGGGAAAAGCATGATTGATCAAAAAGGAAACGAATGGTCAATGGTAGGTGTCTTTCCTTTCACCAGCTCTATGAAGAAAATGAAGCTCACATTAGGGTATCGAAAAATCGATATGCATGATTTTACAATCAAAGGGCATGAATTTCATTATTCGAAAGTTCATGATGATGAGAATGTAGAAACAATAGGAACTGTGTGGAGTGCAAGAGAGCAAGAAGTTCCAACAAAAATCTATCAACATAACACCGTATTGGCCTCTTATATCCACTTTTATTTTGGTGAGGTAGGAGACCTTCAGCAGTTGCTTCATCATTTACAAAACAACCATGTTTCAAGTGTTAAGCGATAG
- a CDS encoding cob(I)yrinic acid a,c-diamide adenosyltransferase has protein sequence MKIYTRKGDSGKTGVFGGKREFKDAPRIECIGTLDEVNSTIGLLRSKLGNDHEWQPNLHRIQKDMMNMMSHLARPSDSKKENQNPHPTDGAEFCEAWIDEMEGKMSSPSDYFLLPGGNEISALCHVCRTQIRRGERTLVTLHHEDPESVLDYISSYINRLSDLFFTMARSEMDKHGVAEEKWNLFLYKRKKKPQA, from the coding sequence ATGAAAATCTACACTAGAAAAGGTGATTCTGGAAAAACAGGCGTATTCGGCGGAAAAAGAGAGTTCAAAGATGCTCCCCGAATCGAATGCATAGGAACATTAGATGAAGTGAATTCAACTATAGGTCTTTTAAGATCAAAATTAGGCAATGACCATGAATGGCAACCCAATTTGCACAGAATTCAAAAAGACATGATGAATATGATGTCTCATCTAGCTCGTCCTTCAGATTCTAAAAAAGAAAACCAAAACCCTCATCCAACAGATGGAGCAGAGTTTTGTGAAGCATGGATTGATGAGATGGAAGGGAAAATGAGTAGCCCTTCAGATTATTTTTTATTACCAGGAGGTAATGAAATCTCAGCTTTATGTCATGTATGTAGAACCCAAATTCGTAGAGGTGAACGCACTTTAGTGACATTACATCATGAAGATCCAGAAAGTGTATTAGACTATATCTCTTCGTACATCAACCGTCTGTCAGATTTGTTTTTTACCATGGCAAGGTCGGAGATGGATAAGCACGGAGTAGCAGAAGAAAAATGGAATTTATTTTTATATAAAAGAAAGAAAAAACCACAAGCATGA
- the cobW gene encoding cobalamin biosynthesis protein CobW, translated as MRKIPITIVTGFLGVGKTTLVHHMMKNANGKRIALLVNEFGEVGVDGEIIKAGCGDDECNLIELSNGCICCTVQEEFLPSMLELIERKDDIDHIVIETSGLAMPKPLVRAVNWPDLKPHITIDSVITVVDAVGVATGEFCDRQRVQEQRLADDSLDHETPIEELFLDQLSCADLVLVSKRDLVDDQKFEEISSYVQQKIRANTKVIPVVKGEVSNDLLLGIEASAEDDLDNRHSIHEHHHEHGHDHDHDDSLVTELLEFPETSDIKQLVKEMMQLVKEHEIYRIKGFVNIPNKPMRMILQGVGDRFDYYFDRPWKEGETRKTHLVVIGRDLKLASTPHA; from the coding sequence ATGAGAAAAATCCCAATTACAATCGTAACAGGTTTCCTAGGCGTTGGAAAAACGACTTTAGTACACCATATGATGAAAAATGCCAACGGTAAGCGTATTGCTTTATTGGTGAATGAATTTGGAGAAGTAGGGGTAGATGGCGAAATTATCAAAGCCGGATGCGGTGATGATGAGTGTAACTTGATCGAGTTATCCAACGGCTGTATTTGCTGTACCGTACAGGAAGAATTCTTGCCGTCTATGTTGGAGTTAATAGAGCGTAAAGATGATATTGACCATATCGTGATTGAAACTTCAGGTTTAGCCATGCCAAAGCCATTGGTAAGAGCAGTGAACTGGCCTGACTTAAAACCACACATTACAATCGATTCAGTGATCACTGTAGTAGATGCTGTAGGTGTAGCAACAGGAGAATTCTGCGATAGACAAAGGGTACAAGAGCAAAGATTGGCAGACGATTCATTGGATCATGAGACACCAATTGAAGAGTTGTTCTTAGATCAATTATCATGTGCAGATTTGGTATTGGTCAGTAAAAGGGATTTAGTGGATGATCAAAAATTTGAAGAAATTTCATCTTACGTTCAGCAAAAAATCAGAGCTAACACGAAAGTTATTCCAGTAGTCAAAGGAGAAGTAAGCAACGATTTGTTGTTAGGGATTGAAGCATCAGCAGAAGACGATTTAGATAACCGTCATTCTATCCACGAACATCATCACGAACATGGGCATGATCATGACCACGACGATTCATTAGTGACGGAATTATTAGAGTTCCCAGAAACTTCAGACATCAAGCAATTAGTAAAAGAGATGATGCAATTGGTAAAGGAACATGAAATCTACAGAATCAAAGGTTTTGTCAATATTCCAAATAAACCAATGCGTATGATTCTTCAAGGAGTAGGTGATCGTTTTGATTATTATTTTGATAGACCTTGGAAGGAAGGAGAAACGAGAAAAACGCATTTAGTGGTGATTGGTAGAGATTTGAAATTAGCATCAACACCTCATGCATAA
- a CDS encoding MFS transporter encodes MHKNIKLLLLASIFTHMGANLLAPIYAIFIEKIGGTLIDAGIAVGVYAVFKGIFYFLFDKIDETKLSKRVMMCIGYALMGVGYGLYVFAESPIHVFLIQIIVSLGETVINPSWSAIIAMSLKKGKEKSIYSHFFGYRSFAEGFAAIIGALFAMQFGFSVIFSLMAMFSFGSGALSLMVDEKVISEPQKVKVA; translated from the coding sequence ATGCATAAAAATATAAAATTACTATTACTAGCATCAATATTTACACATATGGGAGCCAACTTATTAGCTCCCATATATGCTATTTTTATTGAAAAAATTGGTGGAACTCTGATTGATGCGGGTATTGCTGTTGGAGTTTATGCTGTTTTTAAAGGCATTTTTTACTTCCTTTTTGATAAAATAGACGAAACAAAACTCAGTAAAAGAGTAATGATGTGTATAGGATATGCATTGATGGGAGTTGGTTATGGATTGTATGTTTTCGCAGAAAGTCCTATTCATGTATTTCTTATCCAAATTATAGTCTCTTTGGGTGAAACAGTGATTAACCCTTCTTGGAGTGCTATCATAGCAATGTCATTGAAGAAAGGAAAAGAGAAAAGTATCTATTCTCACTTCTTTGGATACCGTTCCTTTGCTGAAGGATTTGCTGCAATCATAGGAGCCTTATTTGCTATGCAATTCGGTTTTTCTGTCATTTTTTCACTTATGGCAATGTTCTCATTCGGTTCAGGTGCGTTGTCGCTGATGGTCGATGAAAAAGTGATTTCAGAACCTCAAAAAGTAAAGGTTGCTTAG